In the genome of Acidisoma sp. PAMC 29798, the window TGTTTCCGACTGCCCCGTATGCAGAGGGTAATCCAGAGACGACTTTGCCTTGTGTGAGAAGAACACTCGTCCCCTCGACCATTGACTGAACGCCCAGAGTGATAAGGATCGGATGAACCCCGGTCCGAGCGATGAGCAATCCGGTCGCCGCACCGACGGCGAGTCCAACCGCCAGACCGGCCGCCAGGCCGACAGCAACGCCAAGCATGACGGCGGAACCGGACGCCCCAGCCGGGATCAAGGCGCTCATGACGACAACCATGACGAGCCCGCAGGCATTCGCTGTCGCGATGATAGCCAGGTTCAAGCCACCGGATATCATTGGAAGCGCCATCGCCATCGCGAGCAGGGCGAGCTCCGGAAGCTGGAACATCATCGATCGGAGAGTGCCAATCGACAGAAAGCCTGGGATGCCGATCGAGAAAGTCACGAGCAAGATGATAAGCACGATCGAAAGGCCAGGGAGCTTCCCGGGAATACCCCGCGTCAGTTGCTTCATCAGGGTATCGAGACCGAAATGCGTTGGTACGGTCATGGGGCCCTCAGCCACGGGTCGGAGCTTCCAGGTCAATCGCCCGGCTACGGCGCCTGCCCCGGGCGGACATCACCGTGAGACTCGTCGAAATCACGATAACGGCTCCCGTTATGATGCTGAAGCAGTAGGGAGAGATGCCAATCAGATTGAGGCCATTCTGAATCACTGCAAGAAGGAGGATACCGATCACCACTCCGCCGACCGTGCCGACACCGCCACTGAGACTGGCACCGCCCAGGACAGCCGCCGACAGCACCGAGAGCTCGCTCCCATAAAGTGCATTCGGGACACTCTCACCGACACGATGCGCCTGTACAAGGCCCGCAAGCGCCGCCATAAATCCAAGGAATCCATAGGCAAGGTAATGCATCTTCGCGATACTAATGCCGATGCGGCGTGCTGACTCTGGATTGCCACCCATCGCGTAGAGTTGGCGCCCAGCCTTTGTTCGATTGAGCAGCAGCCAGGTGAGAACAATCGCGAGGACCATGACAAGAATGGGCAGAGTGATGCGGATAAGATCACCGTTTGGGGCCGTCGTCTGAAACAAAACAACCCGGTCCGACCACCAGTCCGGCAGATTGTAGATCGAATGACCACCCGTAAAAAACATCAAAAATGCGAAGTAGGTGTTCATCG includes:
- a CDS encoding ABC transporter permease, giving the protein MTVPTHFGLDTLMKQLTRGIPGKLPGLSIVLIILLVTFSIGIPGFLSIGTLRSMMFQLPELALLAMAMALPMISGGLNLAIIATANACGLVMVVVMSALIPAGASGSAVMLGVAVGLAAGLAVGLAVGAATGLLIARTGVHPILITLGVQSMVEGTSVLLTQGKVVSGLPSAYGAVGNSLVFGIPLTFIIMAIAALVIGVLLKRTAFGIALAMTGSNAEATRYSSINVGRVLIKVYALSGILCFLAACLMLARFNSASSAYAKSYLLVTVLAAVLGGVDPFGGFGKVGGIILALGVLQVISSGCNLLGFSEYLTLGIWGVTLIAVMGVQSIGTRSSR
- a CDS encoding ABC transporter permease produces the protein MPNAATIRLFHSFRARPENWLIVVLLAVCAALSVVAPSFLTLSNLVDLLEGYSVQAIMAMGVFVVLIAGGIDISFAAVASVAQYVAAMLATQFGLPAIVVLPAGLFIGVLLGCINATLIHYARVTSIIITIATMNTYFAFLMFFTGGHSIYNLPDWWSDRVVLFQTTAPNGDLIRITLPILVMVLAIVLTWLLLNRTKAGRQLYAMGGNPESARRIGISIAKMHYLAYGFLGFMAALAGLVQAHRVGESVPNALYGSELSVLSAAVLGGASLSGGVGTVGGVVIGILLLAVIQNGLNLIGISPYCFSIITGAVIVISTSLTVMSARGRRRSRAIDLEAPTRG